Genomic DNA from Nyctibius grandis isolate bNycGra1 chromosome Z, bNycGra1.pri, whole genome shotgun sequence:
taagtatccaattagaacagtagaggtggcacgcagccagattatggacaatatttgtagccaatagcttagtgtgtaaccgttacataagagagtatgtaggttataaaagtgtgtgttaaccaaaataaagaggctactagagcaccatattggtgtgctgtagttccttcctcgcacGGACCCCAACACCGCGCCACAGGATTGGTTTGTCACTAGGCTGTCGCCTGATCTCCTTGATGGATCTCTCGGAGCGGGTGGAGGACTGTAGGGCAGGGACACCATACGTCATTCACCCTTAGTCGGTGGGTAATTCTTCgcctcagaaaatgtcgtcCAGGTCAGATAGTCCATCTCAGAAGATGGCGTCCAAGCACAtgggataggacggtttctgagacagtGCCGAAGGGTAAGGCAAGGCGTATCCAGGAGCAGATCCCCACaacttgtaaaataaaactacagGGTATTTAATAAAACATGGTCACAGCTAAGAGGAAACCTGTGTCTCAAATTAAATATACAAATTAGTCAGGGTAGGCATCTAATACTATCTGATTTTAGTActgattttcttgtttctccAACACTTCCTTTTTCATTCGCACAGCTGTAGTCCTCAATCCGTAATGTGCTCACTCATTGAACCGGACGCTTGCAGAAGACCTGCTAGATAATTATCCTGTCTGTATGAGTCATCTCAAGTGTGACTCACTGTGTGACATCATCATAATTTATCAGTCTAGTTTGAGGATCAGAGCATGATTAATCTCCTTTCAAAAATCTGTATTATGAGCAGAGTGTACACATCTGTAATTGGTGCAGGTTTTTATGACACAGCTTTCGTTATCGCCATTGGAAGTGTTGTAATACGCTATTGCTTGTGTTGAGCTTGGAAAATAGGCTTTAGGTTTATTGCGATAGCAGGTTTTGCAAGGTGTTTTTTGAGGGAATAAGGGTAATGATAGTGGAGCAAAAGGTAAGACTTCCTCCCCCAGCAAGATTCTATACATCTCCTTTTTCTGCAACTAAAACTTAAAATCCTTgacagattgttttttttctcaagtatAGCAAAATCTCCAGGATAGCTTTCTAAAATACTGGAGTACAGGCTCAGTCTCATGTGATTTTATTTAGTGCATACTCCAAGTTGCTTCCTCTCCTGCTAATTTCCGTTTTCCTAATGTTACAACGAAAACAACCTGTTTCTGTATTGCTTTTGAAAGCAAGGCAGTGTTATTTTTAGCTGTGACCTTGATCCCCTTGTATATGAATAAAAACAAGGCAGTTGGGAAGGATCTTCTAAAGCTGTCTGTAAAGCTGACAAGTTTACAGGAAGTTTTCAATGAGAGCAAttaagagacctctggagacaCTGCTATCATTGGTGGTCTATATGACATCAGTTCTAAAAGATCACATGCTTTTCTCAAAAGCAATCAATAAGGGTGTATTTTTCCAACATTTGGATAATTCACATCATGTCCATCTGATGTTCTCTGTTTCCATGGTATTAGGTCAATGAAGATAATATGCAGCTCCCTACTGCCTCCTTTCCTTTAGTTGATCCTTATCTCCAAtttcaaaaaatgcttttttgagGGGGGAGTAGCCAAACACAGTTTAATTGCAAGTACAAACTAAAACAGATTAATTGTTAGACATAATCTCTGCTCTCTGGAATTTGGAGATTGGTCTCAAtaatcctgggctgcataaagAGAAGCGcgtcaagggaggtgattcttcccctctacgctgctctcttgagaccccgtctgcagtactgcatccagctctggggtctccagcacaagaaagacatggatgGACCTGatggagcaggtccagaggagggccatgaaaatggtCAGAAGACTGGAACACCTCTTCTAcgaagaaaggctgagagaattggggttgttcagcctggagaagagaaggctccaggagaCCTTATTtcggcctttcaatacttaaaatacttataaaagagacagagactttttaccaaggcctgtaggGACAGGACAATGactaatggttttaaattgaaagagggtagatttagatcagatattaggaagaaatgttttactgtgagggtggtgagacactggaacaggttgctcaaagaagttgtggttgccccctccctggcagtgttcaaggccaggttggttggggctttgagcaacctggtctagtggaaaggtgtccctgcccatggcaggaggggttggaactagatgatctttaaggtcccttccaactcaaaccattctatgattctttgataACTGCATTGACAGGCAACCAACTACTTTTGAGCAGCAAGCAAACTTCAGCACCAGGTTGCACGCTCTATATTCGTACAGGTACAATGGCAGAAAAGCTGAACCTGCTTGAAGGCACTGAATGTTCTTTATCTCTTATTAAAGCTGCATCTTACGAAAACAATGTAGCAGAGACTTCATACTACAATAGAAAATTCATGTAAAAAGGAAGACACAAGCTTTCTGTAATCATAGCTTTCCGTAATCATAGCTTTCCTGCGCTTTTGTTTCATACAGTTTCCACTAACGGGCCACATTCAGAGTCTGACTCCAGGTGCAGTTCTCGAGGATAATTAATAAAGCACGGAGCTTCTCTTTGTAGTTTAAAGTTCCCAGGAAATAAAAGGcccagaaatactgaaaaagttTAGATACCAAGCCAAACAGGTATCAAGGAAAAAGTTGCAGCGTATCTGCTTTCTCTTGCACTATTTCTGTGCACACTTGAGTTCTGGTAAGACCACTTCCAAGCACACATTCAGAAGATCCCAACTAAAAGccccacaaaataaaatataaagttcCATGGTCTGCCCAAAGGTCACATGAAATCGAGGAATCGTCATAACTGGGAGAATTCAGACAGAGggtattttcaattaaaaccaGAGTTACAGTGATCACACATGtatgaagagaaaaagtgattttttttttaaaaaaaaggaaacaggtcTGCAAGCCTGTGAGGCAGTGTGGCTGCTGGAGTCCGCAGGGACCGGGATGGGTGGAAATGTCGCTGTAAATCCCAGGCAAAAGTTATTTCCAGTAGCTTCAGAAAACTGTGTGTCTGATGATGTTTGGGtttggtctttaaaaaaaaaaaaaaaaaagaaattcggtatttataataaaaaaatattttaaaaagagaaagaactcTCTCTGGCACACATGCAACAGGCAGGAAGGTGCGAGCGGAGCTCCACAGCCCGAAAGGGAACCCAGACAGATCAAAGAGAGAAAACTACTGCGGACAGAAAGCTCCTGGGGCAGGCATGGCTGAAAGCGAAGTGTCCGCGTGTAATCCACAGACCTGAGCAATGACCCAAAAACACTTCggaaaaactcctttaaaaTCACCAAAGTCTCTCGCTACAGCAACCGCAGTTACCGGCTCTAGACGCAGGAGCACGAAAGAAGATAACCCCGAGACCACGAGCAGCGCCGCGGCAGCGCAGCCCGGCAGCTGCCTGAGCATCACCGGGGCGGCGATCCCCTCCCGCcggcgcgggggctgccggccgCCGGACAGCCCCGAGAGCTGCCGCGGAAACGCCCTCGTGCCCGGGAAACGGGGAAAGAAACCCTAAAGCCTCTCGGTGCAGCCGGAACCGCGGAGCAGGCAGCTGCGGCGGGCCGTCCCCTCCCCCGGGCCGGCCGGCGCTCTCCTCCCGGCTGACACACAGTGAGGGGGGAGTGGGCGgagccaccgcccccccccgccgtggGACCGCGACCGCGGGCtgcccctcccgccccgccgcccgcctgcAGCCGCTGCCCGGGGCGCCGGGGGGGCAGctgggcggggcggggggcaccgAGCGCCGCGGGGCACCGAGCGCCGGGGGGTACCGAGCGCTGGGGGACAGCGAGGGGACAGCGGGGCACCGATCGCCAAGGGAGCAGCGGGGCACCGAGGGACACGAGCACCGGGGTGCACCGAGCACGGGGGGTACCGAGGGCCGGCGGATCAGCGGGGCACCGAGCACTGGGCGGCAgtggggaggcagcggggcaCCGAGGGACACCGAGCCGCGGGAGCACCGAGCCCCGGgggggcagcagccctgcagccctctgcCTGCGCCCCGCTCGATGGCAGCCTTGTGCCTGCGGGCCTGGGAAGGGCTGTGGCCATTCCTGTCTCTGTCCCTGGCTCATTTAGATTCAGTATTTCTCTAACAACACAAATACAGAGGCTACCCCCTTTATCCttcaaacagtattttattagaAAGACAAATACGTAGCTATTAAAATCTTAAGATCTACTGTCAATATGAGCTTGTcaccctcttctctcttctttcttcctctgcaaagCACCCCTGCTTGCAGGGTTTCTCTACCTGCTTATATAGATCTAGGAAGAAAAGGTAATACTGAGTAAATATCAGTCCTTGTGTGTGCTTCACTTGGCAGCATACACAGCAATTGTACTTCTATCAGGTACTATAAAATATGGCCTGAAAGGCAGACTATAACTTGAGAATTCAGGGCCTGCTGTTTAAAGAATAAGAATTATtctaattttgcaaaactgcTCTCATTCTTCCTACCATGGATACCAACAGCCAAACGTTAATTACCATCAAACCCTGGCAGGCCCTACAGAAATGCCCATTCTGCTTGTGACATACATCTTCCTTTAACTGGAGGCACAATGAAGTACTTACTTACACTGCAGACAGTGACTAAACTATTCTGATAGCCCCTTTCTGTAACAGTTTCAGAGTAGCTGTCTCAGTAACCTCTGAAAAAATGTAGAATCTCTTCTTACCAGGGGACTCGCCATCGTctgaactgcattttcttttctggcagTGAGGTTTTACAGATGAATTTGTCGCTTCTACAAATTTCTTCAGAGGCTTCGTTGAAGTGATTTGTCTCTTTCCTGCCTGTAACATAGTGGATTCACATAGAGCACTACTAAtatccttaaaaacaaacaatcaaaaaaagaaataaagccaaAGATCACTCAATATTTTCTTGTAATCACTTCAGGGACAAAATAATAACTATTCTCCACTCCAAAAGGACATCTAACAAGTGGTGAACACTGCCTAGATGGTTTACATAACAAGTGTTTTTAACTCAGAATTAAGGTTGCCAAATTGAAACTCAAGCTCTTACAAAGTGTCCTATTAAGCAAAACATGAAATCCGAAAACTAGAATATAAAAAGTTAGGGTACATGTCCTCACAGTCTGAGCTTTGCCCTTAGTTATCAAACTAGCCATAAGAACTAAGCTACAAGAAATCCAGGCACACTCAGTGTTACCAACACGTGTATTAGTAAGGACAGATCTAGCTCAAAAAACTTGACGGAGCTGGGTGATGCAAAACCACACATGCGAGCCACATGTTTCTGCTGGACATCTCACTCCACCCAATTGTTAAGACATTAAATTATAATGTGTTGCTTGCTTTTTGGagccctctgctgctgctccataTGTATCTTGTAGGCAGCCTTTACTGAACTGGGATATTTCCATGGTCATGTGGCAAAAAtctgtatgttaaaaaaaaaaaaaaaagccagccaaGTTGTGTTTCTACTCAACTGCAGAAGGCCCAAAGTTACGCACATGGAGTTTACCTTTAGACAGAAAGATGTTCTCGCTATCATCTGTTCTAGAATATTCATCTCTTCTGCAAATTTCCTAGCAATCAATACCCTAAAGATGAATGATTGTCCAGAGCCTGCAACCTTTCCttctattaaggaaaaaaaactttagaaAACTGGTATGTGTGAGGttacagaagacaaaaggaCATCACACTTGGTAATAAGATATTAGCAATTCCAAAAATCACACTCCACCTTGAGTCTGTCGTTACTCAATGTATATAAAAGGCAATGTATATGCATATTAAtagaaatacacacacattCTTTGACAAAGTTGTCTAACAATATTCAAAAAGGCCTGTGGGAATACAGTAACTGAATACTCCAGGGAGAGCTAGTTCCCCCCAACCGGCCTCCTGCATTTGCTAGACACCCACTTTCCTCTAGTAGCTGTTCTTTGAAGTGTGTTGTCTGTCTGTATTGCATTAGTACCATTAACAAGGCCATGTGAAACCCATATAGCTAGCAATGCCTTTTGTCTAACACATGAACCAAAACTCCTTCGTCTgcataaaaacaaagagaaggaaggagggctGTAGTTCACTACCTTCACCAACTAGCATACAAATTTCATAAGTGATGATCTAAACCTCTCCAATCCTGGTGACATTTACATAATAATAAGCTCTAGAAAAATGAGTAAGCAGCCTTAACCAACTAGTGAGAGAAGGGAAGATTTCTCAAGTAAGCATGCTAATTTGGATACTCCACAGGACAACTGTTCTTGGAACAATTCCACaaatttcattctttaaaaaatataaaacagaaaaatggataCACTGTGAACTGAAGAGCAGTATCAGACAGGGGATGTAGAAATCAAACTGCATTGTTtgataaacaaaaaacaaatgcatattGGGATAACCATTATTAAGAAATTATTACTAGCTTACATGCTGAAAGAAGTCTTGAAACTCTGATAAGCAGTTCTTCTAGAAAGGACCTGGGCATGCTGCAGGGCCCGGTAAGGCTAACGACACCTTGGGCTTCACGGGCACCTGCACGGCCAGCAAACTGAGGGAATTTCATTTCCCCCTCACTGAGGAACCCATACTTGCAACGCTGTGTCTAATTTTAAGCCTTACAGTTGCGTGTGTGGAAACTGAAGAGCAATGATACTGCACAGGACCACGTTCAGATTCCTTTTTATCACTGTGTTTATAGGATCTGACACACCAACTCTTTAGTAATCTAatataaaaaaagcaataataagATTTTCATCCCAATAGCATCAGGTTAGACCCCACAAATCTGGTTCCCAagttatctcttttttttaattgtttttttaagtgaagatGCTTCTGACCATGGATTTACCGCATCTGTGGACAGACTCTTCACTCAGGCCTAGTACTCCTGTCATTTCAGAGTCCCAAATGTTGTTTGGCGCAGAATCAAAGAAAACTACCAAAGCTGATGGATGTGAAAGTTTTGCCTTTTCACTTCAGTTATTGAAAAATGCCAAATCTGCTGCATCTCACTGGTTACATGACTTACAGGACAGTGACTGGACTATACCTATATCCAGCTGGAACCATAATGAGAAGCTAAGGTACTAAAATTAACAGCTCACAGGAATGGGGTTTGCTGGATTAACCTTCACCAAAGAAAGCAAGAGTTTCAACCTTCACATTGGTATACCACCAAAGAGACTGAACAAAATAGGAGGCAAATTCCTCTTGATCAACCATTACAGAAATGTTGTATTTCcactttaagaagaaaagaatactTCTTAGGAGTAGGAGTGCAATAAAATATGCCTGtttgtcagtgttcgcgagagggcacggagacaccgcacgcagaccaatatgattgttaagcagatctcatttatttacgtatctgagggtacatttatattattctattgagggtacatttatactattctatttttgtacacactctgtgtacatgtcatttctattatgaatggttagtatgctttgttcacacacctctatattagttctgattggcttatgctaaaaagttatatcttgcaggtgctgcattctttcttatttttcaacttccccatatcttatttttctcatagccaaagtccttgttctttattatgattggctagttcattaccaccccattaccaccccctggacatgcctggacatagctcgttcagtacctcgttccca
This window encodes:
- the LOC137676233 gene encoding uncharacterized protein, encoding MNSPHKAELVKVEAVESQCSTPQSNRDQPLLVISENSDTPPSGEPSECVTILEADENLRELINQYLIECSVMFTQEGPFSPEQDISSALCESTMLQAGKRQITSTKPLKKFVEATNSSVKPHCQKRKCSSDDGESPDQTQTSSDTQFSEATGNNFCLGFTATFPPIPVPADSSSHTASQSSTRSERSIKEIRRQPSDKPILWRGVGVRARKELQHTNMVL